Below is a window of Rhodoglobus vestalii DNA.
GCTGGTTATTGCACTCCCCGAATTTGCGGATCGTGAAACGTTGTACCGAAGGCACGGTCGGAGGCTCCAGCACGATCGAGATACGGCGTGACACCGCCCATCTGGAAGGGGTAACCGGCGCCGAGAATGAGGCACAGATCGATGTCTTCTGCCGCCGCCACGACGTTGTCTTCAAGCATCCGATGAATCTCGTCTGCAAGACCGTCTTCGATGCGGATCTGAAGCTCCTGCGCCGTCATGGGGGAGTTGCCACCCTTAACGATCTCGACAGCCTTCTTCGAAACCCCCTTTGCTTTGCCCTTACTGTCGCGGTCGAAGATGAAACCTAGCTCAGCGAGCTTGTGAAGATTTTCGCTTTCGAAGAACCGTTCGGGGAATGCGGCATGGTGGGTATCGAGCACGTGCGCTCCGACCTTCAGCCCCACGAGTTCAAGAAGCTCGAACGGAGTCATCGGTAGCCCGAAGGGACGAGTCGACTCCTCGACGACCTCAAACGGTGTTCCGGTGTCAACCGCGTGCATCGCCTCGCCCAGCACCTTTGCGAGAATTCGGTTCACGACGAAACCAGGGGTATCAGTCGTGATGACCGCATTTTTTCGCAGGTTCTTTGCGGTCACCATGGCGGTCGACAGCGTCTCGTCGTTGGTGTGCGGCGTCTTGACGACCTCAATGAGCGGCATCACTGCTACCGGGTTGAAGAAGTGGAAACCGACCAGGCGCTCTGGGTGCTTCAGCTGTGAACCGATCTGTTCAACTGACAACGATGACGTGTTCGTGGCCAAGATTGCTTCGTCAGAAATGTGCTGTTCTACCTCTGCAAACACGGACTGCTTGGCGCCCAGCTCTTCGAAGATCGCTTCGATAACCCAGTCGCAGTCAGCGAAGTCGGCCTTGTTGGTGGTGCCGGTGACTAACGCCTTCAGACGATTGGTGTCATCGGATGACAGTCGTCCCTTTTCGTGAAGCTTGTCGATCTCGTGGTGGATCGCAGTAACGCCGGCATCGGTCGCGGTCTGATCGAGGTCAGTGATGACAACGGGCACCTGCAGGCGACGCACAAAAAGCAGCGCAAATTGGCGTGCCATGAGACCAGCACCGATCACCCCAACTTTGGTCACCTTGCGGGCGAGCTCTTTATCAGGGGCGCCTGCTGGGCGCTTCGCGCGCTTCTGAACGAGATTGAACGCGTAGATGCTCGCCTGAAACTGATCCCCCGAGATCATGTCTGCTAGGGCGTTATCTTCAGCCTCGAACCCGGCCTTCTTGTCGGTGTTCTTTGCGGCTTTGAGCAGTGCAAGCGCAGCATACGGTGACTTGGCAACGCGCCCAATGCGGTTACTCAACATCTTTTCTGCGATGCCGATCGCGACATCCCACTTG
It encodes the following:
- a CDS encoding 3-hydroxyacyl-CoA dehydrogenase NAD-binding domain-containing protein, which produces MTEQFALLADLSTDEVITHSFVRDVPLSQGRTLALITLDNGKDHTRPNTLGPATLLEFAKVLDEQKRRASAGEIHGVAVTGKPFIFAAGADLSKVSEIPDRETGKQMAQLGHWSLGKLSDLGVPSFVFINGLALGGGVEVPLNADYRTIDSSVPALALPEVFLGLIPGWGGAWLLPNLIGIENALKVVIENPLKNNRMLKGPEAFELGIADAMFGPANFLEHSIRWADGVIAGTTKVKRPNEPGKIERTVKWDVAIGIAEKMLSNRIGRVAKSPYAALALLKAAKNTDKKAGFEAEDNALADMISGDQFQASIYAFNLVQKRAKRPAGAPDKELARKVTKVGVIGAGLMARQFALLFVRRLQVPVVITDLDQTATDAGVTAIHHEIDKLHEKGRLSSDDTNRLKALVTGTTNKADFADCDWVIEAIFEELGAKQSVFAEVEQHISDEAILATNTSSLSVEQIGSQLKHPERLVGFHFFNPVAVMPLIEVVKTPHTNDETLSTAMVTAKNLRKNAVITTDTPGFVVNRILAKVLGEAMHAVDTGTPFEVVEESTRPFGLPMTPFELLELVGLKVGAHVLDTHHAAFPERFFESENLHKLAELGFIFDRDSKGKAKGVSKKAVEIVKGGNSPMTAQELQIRIEDGLADEIHRMLEDNVVAAAEDIDLCLILGAGYPFQMGGVTPYLDRAGASDRAFGTTFHDPQIRGVQ